A genomic segment from Arcobacter acticola encodes:
- a CDS encoding IS630 family transposase, which yields MNYSSKKAQILNVLSWSAKDWIDTYYFDESGFSLDSNIPYYWSPIGKPVEIPSNRFAKRINVLGFLNTKNNHLFSKTTITKVDTQVVIDFFNDFVNQITKTTVVILDNASIHTSKLFKAEIEKWEKLGLQLLFLPPYSPELNKIEILWKHMKYHYHKLEAYLSFDNLHKHVKNLLAGFGTNYDINFK from the coding sequence ATGAATTATTCTTCCAAAAAAGCTCAAATACTTAATGTTTTAAGCTGGTCTGCTAAAGATTGGATTGATACATATTATTTTGATGAGAGTGGTTTTTCACTTGATTCAAATATCCCTTATTATTGGTCACCAATAGGTAAGCCAGTAGAAATTCCATCAAATAGATTTGCAAAAAGAATAAATGTTTTAGGGTTTTTAAATACAAAGAATAATCATCTCTTTTCGAAAACTACAATAACAAAAGTAGATACACAAGTTGTTATAGATTTCTTTAATGATTTTGTAAATCAGATTACAAAAACTACTGTTGTCATACTTGATAATGCATCTATTCACACAAGTAAGCTTTTTAAAGCAGAGATAGAAAAGTGGGAGAAGCTTGGACTACAATTATTATTTTTACCACCATATTCACCTGAACTAAATAAAATAGAAATATTGTGGAAACATATGAAATATCACTATCATAAACTAGAAGCTTATTTATCATTTGATAATTTACATAAACATGTTAAAAATTTATTAGCTGGCTTTGGAACTAATTATGACATTAATTTTAAGTAG